In Pleurocapsa sp. PCC 7319, the following are encoded in one genomic region:
- the truB gene encoding tRNA pseudouridine(55) synthase TruB: MFGFINLNKPAGFTSHDCIAKLRKFLNTRKIGHGGTLDPAATGVLPVAVGKATRLLQFLPEPKAYRALIRLGVTTTTDDLEGEVIKSVAEVNLEPEEITAALNNFVGTIEQVPPIYSAIKQKGKKLYELARKGEDIAVEPRIITITKIELLNIYRADFYELEVKIHCGSGTYIRAIARDLGQMLGVGGTLANLVRTESCGMQLENSITLEQIASQLQQQTFALISPSLVFNHLERVTLAEEESIRWCQGQLIDLAAATTCMQPYPIKENSYLVTYRADQAFLGISILIQRDNIFKLKPKIVLHQ, from the coding sequence ATGTTTGGTTTTATCAATTTAAATAAACCTGCTGGCTTTACTTCTCATGATTGCATCGCCAAATTACGTAAGTTTTTAAATACTAGAAAAATTGGTCACGGAGGGACTCTCGATCCTGCGGCAACTGGAGTGTTACCTGTGGCAGTGGGGAAAGCAACTCGATTATTACAGTTTTTACCTGAGCCAAAAGCCTATCGCGCTCTGATTCGTTTGGGAGTGACAACAACTACAGATGATCTAGAAGGAGAAGTGATTAAAAGTGTAGCTGAAGTAAATCTAGAACCTGAAGAGATAACTGCTGCCTTAAATAATTTCGTGGGCACAATTGAACAGGTACCACCGATTTATAGTGCTATCAAACAAAAAGGAAAAAAACTATATGAGCTAGCTAGAAAAGGCGAGGATATCGCAGTAGAACCCAGAATAATTACCATCACTAAAATCGAATTACTCAATATTTATCGTGCAGATTTTTATGAATTAGAGGTAAAAATTCACTGTGGTTCTGGTACATACATTAGAGCGATCGCCCGTGACTTAGGGCAAATGTTAGGAGTTGGGGGGACGCTAGCTAATTTGGTACGTACTGAAAGTTGTGGGATGCAGCTAGAGAATAGTATTACTTTGGAGCAAATTGCAAGCCAACTGCAACAGCAGACTTTTGCTCTAATTTCACCCAGCCTAGTCTTCAATCATCTTGAGCGCGTAACTTTAGCAGAAGAGGAATCGATTCGGTGGTGTCAGGGTCAGTTAATAGATTTAGCGGCAGCCACAACCTGTATGCAACCATACCCGATCAAGGAAAATAGTTATCTCGTTACCTATCGAGCAGACCAAGCCTTTTTGGGCATCAGTATTTTAATTCAGCGCGATAACATTTTTAAACTTAAGCCAAAAATAGTCTTGCATCAGTAA
- the mgsA gene encoding methylglyoxal synthase: MARTIALIAHDQKKDDLVDFALRHQPLLSRYHLIATGTTGKRIEEATSLEIERVASGRLGGDAQIAARVVTGEMIAVIFLIDSINAQPHEPDIQSLLRICNLHLVPLATNLGTAEAIATSFAQSLVAHLIFNPVSGGGNGQQDLDFIKQMLEPHLHLEVHLTSPDISPQELAQQAISQDADLIIASGGDGTVSAVAGAVIDTQIPLGIIPRGTANAFGMALGITQQISQLRRACEIILAGKTRVVDAARCNNLPLILLAGIGYEAETIEKADRETKNRWGSLAYIMAGWEQLDEQKLFEAEIEVEGEMRTFQAGAITIANAAPPTSVLAQGIGEVLADDGLLDITIATVENKLQAVTTILSMLGAALIKTSAELDNIVHLRAKKVKISASPSQKVVLDGEIIGNTPVEVECMPQSLTVFAPPIE, translated from the coding sequence ATGGCTAGAACTATTGCTTTAATTGCCCACGACCAAAAAAAAGACGATCTGGTAGATTTTGCCCTGCGCCATCAACCTCTGTTATCTCGGTATCATCTCATTGCCACAGGAACAACAGGTAAAAGAATTGAAGAAGCTACCTCTCTTGAAATTGAGCGTGTGGCATCAGGACGATTGGGGGGAGATGCTCAAATTGCCGCCAGAGTCGTAACAGGAGAAATGATTGCTGTTATTTTTTTAATTGATTCAATAAATGCCCAACCTCATGAACCTGATATCCAGTCACTGCTTCGTATCTGTAATCTTCATCTAGTACCTCTAGCCACTAATTTGGGGACGGCTGAAGCGATCGCCACTAGTTTTGCTCAGAGTCTGGTAGCTCACCTGATCTTTAACCCTGTATCTGGTGGTGGTAATGGTCAACAGGATCTTGACTTTATTAAACAGATGTTAGAACCTCATTTACATCTAGAGGTTCATTTAACTAGTCCCGATATTAGTCCCCAGGAATTAGCCCAACAGGCGATTTCTCAGGATGCAGATCTGATCATTGCATCAGGTGGGGATGGTACTGTTTCTGCTGTCGCAGGGGCGGTAATTGATACTCAAATACCTTTAGGAATTATTCCTCGGGGAACAGCTAATGCTTTCGGTATGGCGTTGGGGATTACCCAGCAAATTAGTCAATTACGAAGAGCTTGCGAAATAATTTTGGCAGGGAAAACGAGGGTAGTTGATGCCGCACGGTGCAATAATTTACCGTTAATCTTATTGGCGGGAATTGGTTACGAAGCGGAAACCATCGAAAAAGCCGATCGCGAAACTAAAAACCGTTGGGGTTCATTGGCTTATATTATGGCTGGTTGGGAACAATTAGATGAGCAAAAATTATTTGAAGCAGAAATTGAAGTTGAAGGAGAAATGAGAACTTTTCAAGCTGGGGCGATTACGATCGCTAATGCTGCTCCTCCCACCTCGGTTTTGGCTCAGGGAATTGGTGAAGTGTTGGCTGACGATGGCTTACTAGATATTACGATCGCTACCGTAGAGAATAAGTTACAAGCTGTTACCACAATTTTAAGTATGTTAGGAGCCGCCTTAATTAAGACTAGTGCCGAATTAGATAATATAGTTCATCTGCGAGCCAAAAAAGTGAAAATTTCTGCTAGTCCCTCCCAAAAAGTTGTGCTCGATGGCGAGATTATCGGCAACACTCCAGTTGAAGTCGAATGTATGCCCCAAAGCTTGACTGTATTTGCACCTCCTATTGAGTAA
- a CDS encoding ATP-dependent Clp protease proteolytic subunit gives MDSPIQAVQAPYRGGGGNYRTPPPDLPSLLLKERIIYLGLPLVSPDEYKDQIGIDVTELIVAQLLFLQFDDPDKPITMYINSTGTSWYGGDSIGFETEAFAICDTMDYIKPPVHTICIGQAMGTAAMILSSGTKGYRASLPNATIILHQARQGAQGQATDIQIRAKEVLENKRAVLEIFSRNTGQAIDKLEKDTDRMLYMTPQEAKEYGLIDKVLESTSDLPTPVSTLT, from the coding sequence ATGGACTCACCAATTCAGGCAGTGCAAGCACCTTATAGAGGAGGCGGTGGTAACTATCGTACTCCACCCCCAGATTTACCTTCTCTACTACTCAAAGAACGCATTATCTATTTAGGACTTCCCTTAGTATCTCCTGATGAATATAAAGATCAGATTGGGATTGATGTTACAGAACTAATTGTGGCTCAATTGCTGTTCCTGCAATTTGATGACCCAGACAAACCAATCACTATGTACATTAATTCTACTGGTACTTCCTGGTATGGTGGGGATTCAATTGGCTTTGAAACCGAAGCTTTTGCGATTTGTGACACTATGGACTACATTAAGCCCCCAGTCCATACTATTTGTATCGGTCAGGCAATGGGAACTGCTGCGATGATCCTCTCTTCAGGAACTAAAGGCTATCGCGCTAGTTTGCCTAATGCCACAATCATCCTACATCAAGCCCGTCAGGGTGCTCAGGGTCAAGCCACAGATATTCAAATCCGTGCTAAAGAAGTATTAGAAAATAAACGGGCAGTACTGGAAATATTTAGTCGAAATACCGGTCAAGCAATCGATAAATTGGAGAAAGATACAGATCGAATGTTGTATATGACCCCCCAAGAAGCCAAAGAATACGGTTTGATTGATAAGGTTTTAGAAAGCACTAGCGATTTGCCCACTCCAGTTTCCACTCTGACTTAA
- a CDS encoding ATP-dependent Clp protease proteolytic subunit: MPIGIPKVPYQLPGQQYSDWISIYDRLYRERIIFLGRGVNDGLANQIIAIMLYLDSEDPGKPIYLYINSPGGSVTAGLAIYDTMRHLKSEVVTICVGLAASMGAFLLCGGTKGKRLALPHSRIMIHQPLGGIQGRRQATDIDIEAKEILRIRDQLNQMMADNTGQPIEKIKKDTDRDYFMSAYEAKEYGLIDQVIEDKQ; the protein is encoded by the coding sequence ATGCCCATTGGTATTCCTAAAGTTCCCTATCAACTCCCAGGTCAGCAATATAGCGACTGGATTAGCATTTACGATCGCTTGTATCGTGAGCGTATTATCTTCCTGGGAAGAGGCGTTAACGATGGTTTAGCGAATCAAATCATTGCCATTATGTTGTATCTGGATTCTGAAGATCCTGGTAAGCCAATTTATCTTTATATCAATTCTCCCGGTGGTTCGGTAACTGCTGGATTGGCGATTTATGACACGATGCGCCACCTAAAATCCGAAGTTGTCACTATCTGCGTTGGTCTAGCTGCATCCATGGGAGCATTTCTGCTCTGTGGTGGTACCAAAGGTAAACGTCTGGCTTTACCTCATTCTCGAATTATGATTCACCAACCATTAGGGGGAATTCAAGGTCGTAGACAAGCAACAGATATTGATATTGAAGCCAAAGAAATTCTGCGTATTCGCGATCAGCTTAACCAAATGATGGCTGATAATACTGGACAACCCATTGAAAAAATCAAAAAAGATACTGACCGCGATTATTTTATGTCGGCTTACGAAGCCAAAGAATATGGTCTAATCGATCAAGTAATTGAAGATAAACAGTAA
- the ppk2 gene encoding polyphosphate kinase 2, whose translation MSESTAESKSKVDSALRSEEERARQMSHEDLIAEFARLNLANKDLLKEKKKAIMRRRQEVSLKPYQAELIKMQQQLELESRRMIIIFEGRDAAGKGGTIRRVTRYMNEKHYRVVALGKPSDVQKTQWYFQRYVEQFPRGGEIVLFDRSWYNRAMVEPVFGFCSPKEYENFMIGVTKFEEELVRQETVLLKLYFSVTKEEQARRFERRQNDVLRQWKLSEVDVQAQERWDDFTDVKYKMFRQTHTAFAPWTVIRSNEKHLARLNALRVILNAMDYSHRSTELDFVPDSDIVVSGSRELENMEAERIRDGKFLG comes from the coding sequence ATGTCAGAAAGCACTGCTGAATCCAAAAGTAAAGTCGATTCTGCCCTAAGGTCTGAGGAGGAAAGGGCAAGGCAGATGTCCCATGAAGATCTGATCGCAGAATTTGCACGATTGAATCTAGCGAACAAGGATCTTCTCAAGGAGAAGAAAAAGGCTATAATGCGTCGTCGTCAAGAAGTGTCGCTCAAGCCCTACCAAGCTGAGTTGATCAAGATGCAGCAGCAACTGGAGCTGGAGTCTCGTCGCATGATCATTATCTTTGAAGGTCGTGATGCGGCAGGCAAAGGTGGCACGATTCGCCGTGTGACCAGATACATGAACGAAAAGCACTACCGTGTGGTGGCATTAGGAAAACCGTCCGACGTGCAAAAAACCCAGTGGTACTTTCAGCGCTACGTTGAGCAGTTTCCGCGCGGTGGAGAGATCGTGTTATTCGACCGCAGCTGGTACAATCGTGCCATGGTTGAACCAGTGTTCGGTTTCTGTAGCCCAAAGGAATATGAAAATTTCATGATAGGGGTCACTAAGTTCGAGGAAGAACTAGTCCGCCAAGAAACTGTTCTGCTCAAGCTCTACTTTTCTGTGACCAAAGAAGAACAAGCGCGCCGATTCGAACGTCGCCAGAATGATGTGCTGCGCCAGTGGAAATTGTCTGAAGTGGATGTACAGGCTCAGGAACGCTGGGACGACTTTACAGACGTCAAGTACAAAATGTTTCGTCAGACTCATACGGCATTTGCTCCTTGGACTGTAATCCGCTCCAATGAAAAGCACCTGGCGCGTTTGAATGCCTTGCGCGTCATCCTCAACGCTATGGACTATTCGCATCGCTCAACGGAGTTGGATTTTGTGCCAGATTCCGACATAGTGGTTTCTGGTTCTCGAGAACTTGAGAACATGGAGGCCGAGCGAATTCGCGACGGGAAATTTCTCGGATAA
- a CDS encoding thiamine phosphate synthase has product MKKAIFRILDANLDRAREGMRIIEEWCRLGLNHQPLAEECKQIRQELAQWHSWELRQARDTPGDVGTDLSHPQEEVRETIKQLLQANFCRSQEALRVLEEYSKLYDPQMAAACKQMRYRVYTIESSLLNSYRHQQLYNAQLYLVTSPKPELLKVVESALKGGLTLLQYRDKDASDGNRIEKAHQLCQLCHRYNALFIVNDRVDIALAVDADGVHLGQKDAPVAFAREILGTHKIIGRSTTNKQELNRAIAERADYVGVGPFYETPTKPGKAAASVEYIEYVKAKCPVPWFAIGGIDLKNLNGVLAKGAQRVAVVRAIMQAEQPTLITRQFLSQLMSR; this is encoded by the coding sequence ATGAAAAAAGCAATTTTTCGTATTTTGGATGCCAATCTTGACCGAGCTAGAGAAGGAATGAGGATCATTGAAGAGTGGTGTCGACTTGGTTTAAACCATCAGCCATTAGCTGAAGAATGTAAGCAAATACGTCAAGAACTAGCCCAATGGCACAGTTGGGAATTACGTCAGGCTAGAGATACACCTGGAGATGTGGGAACTGATTTGTCTCATCCCCAGGAAGAAGTGAGAGAGACGATTAAACAGTTACTTCAGGCAAATTTCTGTCGTTCACAGGAAGCCCTAAGAGTTCTTGAAGAATATAGTAAGCTCTATGACCCTCAGATGGCAGCAGCTTGCAAACAGATGCGTTACCGTGTCTATACTATTGAGAGTAGCTTATTAAATAGTTACCGACATCAGCAATTGTATAATGCTCAATTGTATTTAGTTACTTCCCCCAAACCAGAGCTACTCAAAGTGGTTGAATCTGCTCTCAAGGGAGGGCTAACATTACTACAGTATCGGGATAAGGATGCTTCAGATGGTAATCGTATCGAAAAAGCTCACCAGCTATGTCAATTATGCCATCGCTATAACGCCCTCTTCATTGTCAACGATCGCGTCGATATTGCTTTAGCAGTTGACGCAGATGGTGTTCATCTAGGACAAAAAGATGCACCAGTAGCCTTTGCTAGAGAGATTCTAGGAACCCATAAAATTATCGGTCGTTCTACCACTAACAAACAAGAATTAAATAGGGCGATCGCTGAACGGGCGGATTATGTCGGAGTGGGACCATTTTATGAAACCCCTACCAAACCAGGTAAAGCAGCCGCAAGTGTTGAATACATTGAATATGTAAAAGCTAAATGTCCTGTTCCTTGGTTTGCCATTGGTGGGATCGATCTCAAGAATCTGAATGGGGTTCTCGCCAAAGGCGCACAACGGGTAGCGGTAGTTCGCGCTATCATGCAAGCAGAACAACCAACCCTAATTACCCGTCAGTTTTTATCTCAATTGATGAGTCGGTAA
- the thiS gene encoding sulfur carrier protein ThiS, with product MLNATNTINIQVNGEPQTCPELISLSKLLTILELNPRLIAVEYNGEILHRQYWDQTRMQLGDCLEIVTIVGGG from the coding sequence ATGTTGAACGCAACTAATACAATTAATATACAGGTCAATGGAGAACCTCAAACCTGTCCTGAGTTGATTTCTCTATCTAAATTATTAACCATATTAGAACTTAACCCTCGTTTGATTGCCGTAGAATACAACGGAGAAATCTTACATCGTCAATATTGGGATCAAACCCGAATGCAATTAGGCGATTGCTTGGAAATTGTCACCATTGTTGGTGGTGGTTAA